The genomic region CAAGGAAGCGTGTACCGTTTTGGAGGGTCGGAAAGCTTTGGGGTGACCTGGTGTTGGAAAGGGGCGAAATCTTCCCGCGGGGAAAAGACCCAGCGTGGAACAACGCGGGGGAGGTGTACCGCCTTTCCCCTCTCCCGGTACCCCCCGCCTCTTTATTCCCGCTCACCGACACAGACACGctgcctctctcttcccctctacCTACCTCCTCAACTCCGCCCTCCCAAGCCGCGCTTTGCCGACCCGGctgctttaaaacaattttaaaaaaaaagaggaaatacaaGCAAATACGGGGCAGCGCGACCCCCGCGGGTCCAGGCTGCGGCGGCGGGCGTGGACGTTCCGTCCGGGCGGAGCCGTCCGCTGAagcccgcccctcccgcctcgTCATTGGCCGTCTCGAGAACGCGGGCGGAGGACTTTCAGGGCTGCGCCCCTCGCTATTGGTCAGGACGAGATTCGCTCCGCCATTGGGTGCGCGTTCCCCGGTAGGCGTCTCGGCCTATCAGGAGGCGCCGGCCGCGCAAAGGGAAGGGATATAAGGGCGGGCCTCAGGGCGCGGGTAActcacctgcttttttttccagtagcaGTAAGAGTTTAGTACGGAGCGAGCTATTGACTAAGGATGTCCGGCCGCGGGAAGCAGGGCGGGAAGGCGCGGGCCAAGGCCAAGTCGCGCTCGTCGCGGGCCGGGCTGCAGTTCCCCGTGGGCCGCGTGCACCGGCTGCTGCGCAAGGGCAACTACGCGGAGCGGGTGGGCGCCGGCGCCCCGGTGTACCTGGCGGCCGTGCTGGAGTACCTGACGGCCGAGATCCTGGAGCTGGCGGGCAACGCGGCCCGCGACAACAAGAAGACGCGCATCATCCCCCGCCACCTGCAGCTGGCCATCCGCAACGACGAGGAGCTCAACAAGCTGCTGGGCAAGGTGACCATCGCGCAGGGCGGGGTGCTGCCCAACATCCAGGCCGTGCTGCTGCCCAAGAAGACTGAGAGTCACAAAGCTAAGAGCAAGTAAATCGATCCCTGAGAAGCGTCCTGAGCACAGAAGTGAAACCCAAAGGCTCTTTTCAGAGCCACCCACAGCGTCGAGAAGGAGCTTGAGGCGCTATTGAGTAGGCTGTAGGGGAATGGTGTGCGTGCGTTTCTTACGGGAGAGGTGGCTCGTTAGAGGCAGGGGGTCTCCCTTCTGTAGCCGCCCCGGCCCAGTTACACCGGAGAACTCGGGCACAGCTGGGAAGCCTGTGTTTTCCTCATGGGCCCCCCACCTCCACCCCGGCCAGCAGGCGGGCGGAGCACTGCTACTCCCCCAGTTGGGCAGTGCCCGGTGGGGGCGGGGGCGCGCGCCTGCAGAGCAGAGCGCGGGCTCTGCCGAGCGCGGAGTCGCCCGGAGCCAATCGTTGCCCGCGTGGGCTTTTTGAAAGAGCGAGGGCGCTTAACTTGCTCGGCGCCGGAGACGGGGCCCGGCTGCAGAGGGCGCCAGCCCTCCTCCCGCAAGAGCGAGGAGGCCCCTTCCATATCTCACCGGCTGAAGCGAACCCGGTGTAGTCACTGCCGTTTCCCCCTTCAAGCAGGAGCgggcaggagaaaaggaaggatcCGCCCCCCTGCGATAGAGAACTTGGCGAAACAGAGCCGGGTTTTGCgcctttttcctttattttgttaGGGTAGGGGGACTGTTCCCCCTGGGCCCGTGttgttttccaaaaaaagcCGCTGGAGAGAGAAGGCACTAGGCTTGCCTTTCAGGCCCCAGCAAGTTTCCAGGACTTCAGTAAATGCCTCGGGAGTGAGTCACAAACTGGCACGCTGCTCACTGTGCAGGGCAGAGAGTGCCCTAGCAAGCTCTTCTGCCACCTCTTTTCCGGCAGTCGCTTTCGGAAGACCTGATACAGCAACAGCGCGCTAGAAAGGAACCCAGAGCCGAACTGCTAGACAGTCTAGCTGCAGCTCAGCAAGaaaaacggggggggggggggaggaatagggaaaggaaaatagaagCGTGAAAGACAACAGAAACATAGCAAAAACTGCAAAGTCAAACACAATGACACAGCTCTCTCAAACGAAAAAGTGGGTGGCTCTTAAAAGAGCCTTTGGGTTCTCGAGATCGTCTGGGAGCAAAAAGCTTTAGCCGCCGAAGCCGTAGAGGGTGCGTCCCTGGCGCTTGAGGGCGTAGACTACATCCATGGCCGTGACCGTCTTTCTTTTGGCGTGCTCCGTGTAAGTGACAGCGTCGCGGATCACATTCTCCAAGAAAACCTTCAGCACGCCGCGGGTCTCCTCGTAGATGAGCCCCGAGATGCGCTTCACGCCGCCGCGCCGAGCCAGGCGGCGGATGGCCGGCTTGGTGATGCCCTGGATGTTGTCGCGCAGCACCTTGCGGTGGCGCTTGGCGCCCCCCTTGCCGAGCCCCTTCCCGCCTTTGCCTCTACCAGACATTGCACTCCTTTTCTCTGCTCCGAACTGTAAACCGTCGCTGCCCGCGCCGCGATCTTTATAGCGGGAAGTCCGACCTGATTGGAAGCAGGGGCGGGCACGGCtggcgggggcggggcctgcgCCTCCGCCCCCTCCGAGGGCGCGGCGAGGGGAGGCCTTAGCCCTTCGCTGCTCTCGGGCACCTCCCCGGGGCCCCGGCCAGCTTCGCCGCGCCAGTTCCCgcctctgcctctgcctctgcctccgCCTCGCtcgctgtcccccagccccggtgCCCCTGCAGCGCAGTTTCCCGGCATCTTCCCCTCCGGGCTGGGCGACGGCGTACAGACTTTCCTCCTCTAAGGGGCCGAGCGCGCCACTGCGCAGGAGCCAGCGGCCTTGAGGCCTCCGCGGACAGTTGTTAAGGTCATGCTGACCATGTCTCATTAGTTCTGAGGTCACATCGCAAGGATTTGATGACAGTTTTGAGAACCAGCTGCTAAATGTAAGAACTGACATGTCACCTCTGTGGCCTTATGCTCGTATTTGGCTTATGTTGTGAAGC from Gavia stellata isolate bGavSte3 chromosome 4, bGavSte3.hap2, whole genome shotgun sequence harbors:
- the LOC132316992 gene encoding histone H2A type 2-C, producing the protein MSGRGKQGGKARAKAKSRSSRAGLQFPVGRVHRLLRKGNYAERVGAGAPVYLAAVLEYLTAEILELAGNAARDNKKTRIIPRHLQLAIRNDEELNKLLGKVTIAQGGVLPNIQAVLLPKKTESHKAKSK